One window from the genome of Paraneptunicella aestuarii encodes:
- a CDS encoding sugar MFS transporter encodes MANISGANIQAPQSAENDDTGMSSRYALISLTSLFFMWGFITAMNDILIPHLKGVFELNYTQAMLVQFCFFSAYFLISVPAGRLVEKMGYQNGIVIGLLGAAAGCILFIPSAKLETYWMFLAALFVLASGITILQVAANPLVALIGKPKTASSRLNLTQAFNSLGTTIAPIIGGLLIFGAVESSNSASADSVIIPYMALAGILVLLAFFFRSIPLPQIRHTEQKESATDTGSLWQHRHLVLGTVGIFVYVGAEVSVGSFLISFLGEDHIAGLSEAQAAHYVAYFWGGAMVGRFIGAFVMQYIAANKLLAINSLVAILLLSVAITGKGSVAMLSLLALGLCNSIMFPTIFTLAIAKLGVQTSRGSGLLCLAIVGGAIVPVMQGMLADTISIQTSLILPLLCYLFIAFYGFKGYRTSL; translated from the coding sequence ATGGCGAATATCAGTGGTGCAAATATTCAAGCTCCCCAATCAGCCGAAAATGACGATACGGGCATGAGCAGTCGCTACGCTTTGATATCACTCACATCATTATTTTTTATGTGGGGCTTCATTACTGCAATGAACGATATCCTTATTCCCCACCTTAAAGGCGTATTTGAACTGAACTACACGCAAGCCATGCTGGTGCAGTTTTGCTTTTTCAGCGCATATTTTCTGATTTCCGTCCCTGCCGGACGATTAGTCGAAAAAATGGGCTACCAAAACGGCATTGTCATCGGGTTACTCGGAGCTGCCGCTGGCTGCATACTGTTTATTCCATCAGCCAAGCTGGAAACCTATTGGATGTTTCTGGCAGCACTTTTCGTACTCGCTTCAGGTATAACAATTCTGCAAGTAGCCGCGAATCCGCTGGTAGCTCTAATCGGTAAGCCCAAAACCGCATCCAGTCGCCTTAATCTAACCCAGGCATTTAACTCACTAGGAACCACTATTGCCCCGATTATTGGCGGATTACTGATATTTGGTGCGGTTGAATCAAGCAATTCTGCCTCTGCTGATAGTGTCATCATTCCCTACATGGCATTAGCCGGCATTCTGGTACTGCTAGCCTTCTTTTTCCGCTCCATTCCTTTGCCCCAAATTCGTCACACCGAACAGAAAGAGAGCGCGACTGACACAGGCTCACTCTGGCAGCATCGTCATCTGGTACTGGGCACCGTTGGTATTTTTGTTTACGTAGGAGCTGAGGTCTCTGTAGGCAGCTTTCTTATTAGCTTTCTGGGTGAAGATCACATCGCAGGATTAAGCGAAGCACAAGCTGCACATTATGTCGCTTACTTTTGGGGCGGTGCGATGGTGGGTCGCTTTATTGGCGCTTTTGTTATGCAATACATAGCAGCAAATAAACTACTCGCCATTAACAGCCTTGTCGCAATACTACTGCTCTCTGTCGCAATTACAGGAAAAGGCAGCGTTGCCATGTTGTCTTTACTTGCTCTTGGGTTATGCAACTCCATCATGTTCCCCACCATTTTCACACTGGCAATTGCCAAGCTTGGCGTTCAGACCAGCCGAGGCTCGGGCTTATTGTGCCTTGCCATTGTTGGCGGAGCGATTGTGCCTGTTATGCAAGGAATGCTGGCTGACACCATCAGCATTCAAACCTCACTGATATTACCGTTGTTGTGCTACCTGTTTATCGCTTTTTATGGTTTCAAGGGTTATCGCACATCCCTTTAA
- a CDS encoding family 16 glycosylhydrolase — protein MKKQQVLKGTAIISALTAALAFTTTTAYAAQCQTLVWSDEFNGTQLDTTKWEAQIGDGCDIGLCGWGNNELQWYKAQNATVSNGVLSITAKKERVRSKGYTSARLRTANMPNGGQWTNGRFEARIKIPAGQGLWPAFWMLPTDPDQGWPMSGEIDIMESTGQASMLAHGTIHFGEAWPNNSFSGGHILSQPDLWSDAFHTYAVEWTPNEIRWYLDDVLYSKKSPADMANPAWWTFEDYQYHFLLNVAVGGNWGGTPDDSIFPVAMEVDYVRVYDLGQPSIDGPHIVAPGEVATYKVIDENGTGSTYSWSVPAGATKSGQGNSITVDYASATAGDVSVTVTNSCGTHSLTVPVFIEPNHPVETVLDDFNGSSAVTYTYNDGTFNVSNGELVYTRNSSAQWDVIAADTSAIANAGAFVSGDKAFTMDINNVDPALIGKQILVQLENNATATPSNYPTGRHSKYEAFIEHANGWQTLRFRMADRIDAGTGDNQVSTIIILIDPDSFSSDTYIIDNLNILGNGQ, from the coding sequence ATGAAAAAACAACAAGTGTTGAAGGGCACAGCAATCATCAGTGCATTAACGGCTGCATTGGCATTTACAACTACAACAGCCTATGCCGCACAGTGTCAAACCTTGGTTTGGAGTGATGAATTTAACGGAACTCAATTAGATACCACCAAATGGGAAGCACAAATTGGTGATGGTTGCGACATTGGGCTATGTGGCTGGGGTAACAATGAGTTGCAATGGTACAAGGCTCAAAATGCCACTGTTAGCAATGGCGTATTAAGCATTACAGCAAAAAAAGAGCGAGTAAGAAGCAAAGGTTACACTTCGGCTCGTTTACGTACCGCTAATATGCCGAATGGTGGACAGTGGACAAATGGACGCTTTGAAGCTCGTATTAAAATTCCGGCAGGGCAGGGGCTTTGGCCTGCGTTCTGGATGTTACCAACCGATCCGGATCAGGGTTGGCCAATGAGTGGCGAGATCGACATTATGGAATCAACCGGGCAAGCGTCTATGCTGGCTCATGGCACTATTCATTTCGGCGAAGCCTGGCCGAATAATTCTTTTTCGGGTGGACACATCTTAAGTCAGCCTGATTTATGGTCTGATGCTTTCCATACTTATGCGGTGGAGTGGACGCCTAACGAAATCCGCTGGTATCTGGATGACGTTTTGTATTCGAAAAAATCACCGGCTGATATGGCAAACCCTGCCTGGTGGACATTTGAAGATTATCAGTATCATTTCTTGTTGAATGTTGCTGTTGGTGGCAATTGGGGCGGAACGCCTGATGACTCGATTTTTCCGGTGGCAATGGAAGTGGATTATGTCCGTGTTTACGACTTAGGCCAGCCTTCTATTGACGGGCCGCATATTGTCGCACCGGGTGAGGTGGCTACCTATAAAGTGATTGACGAAAACGGTACAGGAAGCACTTATTCCTGGTCGGTTCCAGCTGGAGCTACCAAGTCGGGGCAAGGTAACAGCATAACGGTTGATTATGCCAGTGCAACGGCTGGGGATGTTTCGGTAACAGTAACCAATAGCTGTGGTACCCATAGTTTGACGGTTCCGGTATTTATTGAGCCGAATCATCCGGTAGAAACGGTATTAGATGATTTTAACGGTAGCTCGGCGGTCACTTATACCTACAATGACGGAACATTCAATGTCAGCAATGGTGAACTGGTTTATACGCGTAATAGCTCAGCTCAATGGGATGTGATTGCTGCTGACACTTCGGCTATTGCCAACGCAGGTGCTTTTGTTTCCGGTGACAAGGCTTTTACCATGGATATTAATAATGTTGACCCGGCATTGATTGGTAAGCAGATTTTGGTTCAGTTAGAGAACAATGCCACTGCAACGCCGAGCAATTATCCAACGGGACGACACAGCAAATATGAAGCATTTATTGAACACGCGAATGGATGGCAGACTTTGCGCTTTAGAATGGCCGATAGAATTGATGCTGGTACGGGTGATAATCAGGTCAGCACTATCATCATTCTGATTGATCCTGACTCATTTAGCAGTGATACCTATATTATTGATAACCTGAATATTTTGGGTAACGGTCAGTAA
- a CDS encoding glycoside-pentoside-hexuronide (GPH):cation symporter, with translation MLKAKEKIAYGLGDTASNIVFQTVMMFLAYFYTDIFGLSPALVGILFLSIRILDAVTDPLMGALADRTRSVHGQFRPYLLWLAVPFGLISVLAFTTPDLSDNGKIIYAFATYGLLMIAYTAINIPYSALGGVLTKELEERVSVQSYRFVFGMLGGLLVSAFTLPLVEWFGQGDKAKGYQLTMMVMSAAGVLMFFVCFWGTKERVTHAEQPKTHLKQDLTLLWQNEQWRILCLASLVLLTGMVIRNTLAVYYVKYYLHREDLITAFITLGMIGNILGCACSAWMAKRICKIKLYRSLQIIAGVVSAASYFVQDNMLILAFICHVLWGFFLQMATPLLWAKMADVVDYGHWKTGHRLTGVVYSTIVFFIKLGLAFGGAIASWLLAFYGYQADVEQSLLTQHGILFSFTVIPAIAFFAVAFVMKPYALDSKKMELIHKAI, from the coding sequence ATGTTAAAAGCCAAAGAAAAAATAGCGTACGGGTTGGGAGACACTGCCAGTAACATCGTATTTCAGACGGTGATGATGTTTTTGGCCTATTTTTACACGGATATTTTTGGTTTATCACCCGCGCTTGTTGGTATTTTATTCCTTTCTATTCGTATTCTTGATGCGGTGACCGATCCTTTAATGGGGGCTTTGGCTGATCGTACTCGCAGTGTTCATGGGCAGTTTCGTCCTTATCTACTCTGGCTGGCCGTGCCTTTTGGCTTGATCAGTGTTTTGGCTTTTACTACACCGGATCTGTCAGATAATGGCAAGATCATCTACGCCTTTGCGACCTATGGCTTGCTGATGATTGCCTACACCGCCATTAATATTCCCTATTCCGCTTTGGGAGGCGTGCTTACCAAAGAGCTGGAAGAGCGTGTTAGCGTACAATCTTATCGTTTTGTGTTTGGTATGCTGGGCGGGCTGTTGGTGTCTGCTTTTACCTTGCCGTTGGTGGAGTGGTTTGGGCAGGGCGACAAAGCCAAAGGATATCAGTTAACCATGATGGTGATGAGTGCTGCTGGTGTGTTGATGTTTTTTGTTTGCTTTTGGGGAACCAAAGAACGGGTGACTCATGCAGAGCAACCAAAGACACACTTGAAACAGGACTTAACGTTACTGTGGCAAAATGAGCAGTGGCGAATACTGTGTTTGGCTTCTCTGGTATTGCTTACCGGTATGGTGATACGTAATACCTTGGCTGTGTATTACGTGAAATATTACCTGCATCGTGAAGATCTGATTACTGCGTTTATTACTTTGGGAATGATAGGCAATATTCTTGGTTGTGCCTGTTCCGCCTGGATGGCGAAGCGAATCTGCAAGATTAAACTGTATCGAAGCTTGCAGATTATTGCTGGTGTTGTCAGTGCTGCTAGCTATTTTGTGCAAGATAATATGTTGATTCTTGCCTTTATTTGCCATGTGCTTTGGGGCTTCTTCCTGCAAATGGCAACGCCTTTGTTGTGGGCAAAAATGGCGGATGTGGTGGATTATGGTCATTGGAAAACCGGTCATCGTTTAACTGGCGTTGTTTACTCTACAATTGTATTTTTTATTAAGCTTGGGCTGGCTTTTGGTGGCGCTATCGCCAGTTGGTTATTAGCTTTCTATGGCTATCAAGCCGATGTAGAACAGAGCTTGTTAACTCAACATGGCATTCTTTTTTCGTTTACGGTTATCCCGGCGATCGCATTTTTTGCTGTGGCTTTTGTGATGAAGCCTTATGCATTGGACAGCAAGAAAATGGAGTTGATACACAAAGCGATTTAA
- a CDS encoding YdcH family protein, protein MPVSNHSLANELPEYKDKIHELKMSDNHFHRLHNEYDEIDHEIHRIENGTENTSDMYLEDLKKKRLYLKDIMFDMLKKQA, encoded by the coding sequence ATGCCCGTTTCCAACCACAGCCTCGCTAACGAATTACCTGAATATAAAGACAAAATTCATGAATTGAAAATGAGCGATAATCACTTTCATCGTTTGCATAACGAATATGATGAGATCGATCACGAGATCCACCGAATTGAAAATGGCACTGAAAATACTTCTGACATGTATCTTGAAGACCTGAAAAAGAAGCGTCTGTATTTAAAAGACATAATGTTCGATATGCTAAAGAAACAAGCTTAA
- a CDS encoding YebG family protein, with protein sequence MAIITKYVVEHKGVEKLVTTDKKEADKYDKMLEVADNLAEYIQAKGIDLDEKLMEQLSVMLSKNKEVVAKLFKGVDAATVLKEETAEIVKLEKAKSAG encoded by the coding sequence ATGGCTATTATTACAAAGTATGTGGTTGAGCATAAAGGGGTTGAGAAGTTGGTCACTACAGATAAGAAAGAAGCTGACAAATACGACAAGATGCTGGAAGTGGCTGATAACCTGGCTGAGTATATACAAGCGAAAGGAATTGATTTGGACGAAAAATTGATGGAGCAATTATCGGTCATGTTGTCGAAGAATAAAGAAGTGGTGGCGAAACTCTTTAAAGGTGTGGATGCTGCAACCGTATTGAAAGAAGAAACCGCCGAAATTGTGAAGTTGGAAAAAGCAAAATCAGCTGGATAA
- a CDS encoding GH1 family beta-glucosidase — protein sequence MTDIQIPAHSPLLHPDFCFGTATASFQIEGGVAHREECIWDRFCQREGAIADGSNGDLACDHFHRWREDLALLQSLGVDAYRFSISWPRVMDAAGNLRQEGVDFYLNLLDELNTLGIKPFVTLYHWDLPQHLEDKGGWLNRDTAYRFQDYVHKITQVFGKRVYSYVTFNEPFCSAYLGYEIGIHAPGIVGSENGKLAGHHLLLAHGLGLQVLKQNSPDTLNGIVLNITPAYPASDAEQDVKAAMLADESLNQWFFQPVLQGKYPESVLAQFPADQSPIKDGDLALIAQQNDFIGINYYSREIYQHDPVSGFAAISDKPNPLTDMGWEIYPQGLTDVLLQLHHRYSLPPLMITENGAAMVDEVQQGEVNDVERVRYIQQHLLALEAAIKQGVDVQGYFAWSLLDNFEWAEGYKKRFGIVHVNYETQQRTLKLSGKAYRDMLMSRKC from the coding sequence ATGACGGATATTCAAATTCCTGCGCATTCTCCTTTACTGCATCCCGATTTTTGCTTTGGAACGGCGACCGCGTCTTTCCAGATAGAAGGCGGTGTTGCTCATCGAGAAGAATGCATATGGGATCGTTTTTGCCAACGTGAAGGGGCGATAGCCGATGGCTCCAATGGTGATCTTGCTTGTGATCACTTCCATCGTTGGCGTGAGGATTTGGCGTTGTTGCAATCACTGGGAGTGGATGCTTATCGTTTTTCTATTTCCTGGCCTCGCGTGATGGATGCGGCAGGGAATTTGCGTCAGGAAGGCGTGGATTTTTATCTGAACTTGCTGGATGAGTTAAATACGTTAGGGATTAAGCCATTTGTTACTCTTTATCATTGGGATTTGCCGCAACATCTGGAAGACAAGGGCGGCTGGCTAAACCGCGATACCGCATACCGCTTTCAAGACTATGTTCATAAAATCACTCAGGTTTTTGGTAAGCGAGTTTATTCTTATGTCACCTTTAATGAACCATTTTGCAGTGCCTATCTTGGCTATGAAATTGGCATACATGCGCCCGGGATTGTTGGCAGTGAAAATGGTAAGCTGGCTGGGCATCATTTGTTGCTGGCTCATGGGTTGGGGTTACAGGTTCTTAAGCAAAATTCACCCGATACCTTAAATGGCATTGTGCTGAATATCACACCTGCGTACCCTGCAAGTGATGCTGAGCAAGACGTCAAGGCTGCCATGTTGGCAGATGAAAGCCTGAACCAGTGGTTTTTCCAGCCGGTATTGCAAGGAAAATACCCTGAATCAGTATTAGCTCAATTTCCCGCTGATCAATCGCCGATTAAAGACGGGGATTTAGCGCTGATTGCACAGCAGAATGATTTCATCGGTATTAACTATTATTCTCGTGAAATTTATCAGCATGACCCTGTTTCCGGGTTCGCAGCAATTTCTGATAAGCCAAACCCATTGACCGATATGGGGTGGGAGATTTACCCTCAAGGCTTAACCGATGTCTTATTGCAGTTACATCATCGATATTCACTGCCGCCGCTTATGATCACTGAAAACGGCGCGGCAATGGTTGATGAAGTTCAACAGGGGGAAGTGAACGATGTTGAACGAGTGCGATATATTCAACAGCACCTTCTTGCTTTGGAAGCGGCAATAAAGCAAGGCGTTGATGTACAAGGGTATTTTGCCTGGAGCCTGTTGGACAATTTTGAATGGGCGGAAGGTTATAAAAAGCGATTTGGAATCGTTCATGTTAACTATGAGACTCAGCAGCGTACTTTAAAGCTAAGTGGGAAGGCGTACAGAGATATGCTGATGTCCAGAAAATGTTAA
- a CDS encoding LacI family DNA-binding transcriptional regulator, which produces MATIKEVSELAEVSLATVSRVINNTAQVKPHTRIRVEEAMKKLGYRPNFIAQSLASNKSNTVGYVVPELHGSFFGSMLSGSEHILRKSSKHLFISAGHSNQQDEINAIDSLRDRRCDALILHLEAIEDDYLIELAKSGVKFILVNRHIDAIPQHCIGINNVHGGYIATKALIDQGHTNIGYISGSLWKVDAEERLQGHKKALQEAGIPFNADWLKEGDFQAASGYELASILLDNHPTLTALACANDEMAYGACNAIRERGLSIPEDISVIGFDDIEFSAFTYPRLTTIHYPTREIGEMAARWVLKNVYGQNHEVSTEIVSPYLVKRDSIASPTEK; this is translated from the coding sequence ATGGCAACAATCAAAGAAGTTTCAGAATTAGCCGAGGTATCTCTGGCAACAGTATCTCGTGTGATTAACAACACTGCTCAAGTTAAACCTCACACTCGTATTCGTGTTGAAGAGGCAATGAAAAAACTGGGGTATCGTCCCAATTTTATCGCTCAATCCCTAGCGTCTAACAAGAGCAATACTGTTGGCTATGTGGTTCCTGAATTACACGGCTCTTTCTTTGGTTCCATGCTATCAGGTTCTGAGCACATCTTGCGTAAGTCATCAAAACACTTATTCATTTCTGCCGGTCACAGTAATCAGCAAGATGAGATAAACGCCATTGATTCTTTACGCGACCGACGTTGTGACGCTTTGATATTACACCTCGAAGCAATTGAAGACGACTACTTGATTGAATTGGCTAAATCAGGTGTTAAATTTATTCTGGTTAACCGCCATATTGATGCTATTCCTCAGCATTGCATCGGTATTAATAATGTTCATGGCGGATATATTGCCACTAAAGCACTTATTGATCAGGGTCATACAAATATCGGCTACATATCTGGTTCACTCTGGAAAGTGGATGCTGAGGAGCGTTTACAAGGACATAAAAAAGCACTACAAGAAGCCGGTATCCCATTTAATGCTGATTGGTTAAAGGAAGGGGATTTCCAAGCCGCATCCGGCTATGAACTCGCCAGTATTCTATTAGACAATCATCCAACACTCACCGCACTGGCTTGCGCCAATGATGAAATGGCTTATGGCGCTTGCAACGCAATTAGAGAACGAGGGTTGAGTATTCCCGAAGATATTTCAGTGATCGGTTTCGACGACATCGAATTTTCAGCGTTTACCTATCCTCGTTTAACCACGATTCATTATCCCACAAGAGAAATCGGCGAAATGGCGGCAAGATGGGTTTTGAAAAATGTCTATGGTCAAAATCACGAGGTTTCTACAGAGATTGTTTCACCTTATCTGGTAAAACGTGACAGCATTGCTTCTCCAACAGAAAAGTAA
- a CDS encoding 2-keto-4-pentenoate hydratase, producing the protein MARLSFIFVSLSILLLSSSAFANCLKDNEIEHLVSHFPDKPVGNLDEIESLDDAYCIQGKYVQMLSQHLGKEEGKIVGYKIGFTGKAGQEKFGISGPAFGVLMEGMFLQNHSEISANFGFRPMIEPDLMVTVKDESIMSATSLMDVAKSLDMIFAFIEMPTIQFPFNKPFDSHQLVALNVAATKMVLGDGIKVEPTQAFLDKLAQATTEFTDSTGKMIQAAPVKNLMDHPFNAVLWLVNELKRHGKSLQKGDRISLGAVGKLFPLANETRTYNYSINGLSETPLQAAITVKAV; encoded by the coding sequence ATGGCCAGATTGAGCTTCATTTTTGTATCCTTGAGCATCCTTTTGCTTTCCTCCTCTGCTTTTGCTAATTGCCTTAAAGATAATGAGATCGAACATCTGGTGAGCCATTTCCCCGACAAGCCTGTTGGTAATCTTGATGAAATTGAGAGCTTGGATGATGCCTACTGTATACAGGGAAAATATGTACAAATGTTAAGTCAGCATTTGGGTAAGGAAGAAGGCAAGATAGTTGGATACAAAATAGGCTTTACAGGGAAAGCTGGACAAGAAAAATTTGGCATTTCCGGACCAGCTTTTGGCGTGCTGATGGAAGGCATGTTTTTGCAAAACCATAGTGAAATAAGTGCTAACTTTGGTTTTCGACCCATGATCGAGCCTGATTTGATGGTGACAGTGAAAGATGAATCTATTATGTCTGCCACAAGCTTAATGGATGTTGCCAAAAGCCTTGATATGATCTTTGCATTTATCGAAATGCCAACAATTCAATTTCCATTTAATAAACCTTTCGATAGCCACCAATTGGTCGCATTAAACGTAGCGGCAACCAAAATGGTGCTTGGTGACGGGATCAAAGTTGAGCCAACCCAGGCGTTTTTGGACAAGCTTGCACAAGCCACAACAGAGTTTACGGATAGTACAGGAAAAATGATCCAGGCTGCCCCGGTTAAGAATCTCATGGATCATCCTTTTAATGCAGTCTTATGGCTGGTTAACGAGTTGAAACGTCATGGTAAGAGTCTGCAAAAGGGGGATCGTATTAGCTTGGGCGCAGTCGGGAAATTATTCCCGTTGGCAAATGAAACTCGCACTTATAACTATTCCATTAATGGATTGAGTGAAACCCCCTTGCAAGCTGCAATAACGGTTAAGGCGGTATAG
- a CDS encoding CreA family protein, whose protein sequence is MFKKYVMVLSVLLGLAACTDSDSVSTGLFSATTIDVDSFNDPQIPGITCHISSVKAHLSLSDPSNMAIACRQTGELPENLQQMVNLEEPKHVFRDSKSILFKSLKVRRTFDKENQTIIYLAYSTKETTGSFKNSISTVPLYGSKAYKK, encoded by the coding sequence ATGTTTAAAAAATATGTGATGGTTTTGTCTGTGTTATTGGGATTGGCAGCGTGTACCGATTCTGACTCTGTTAGCACCGGGTTGTTCAGCGCCACAACGATTGATGTTGATTCGTTTAATGACCCTCAAATTCCAGGGATCACTTGTCATATTTCTTCGGTAAAAGCGCATTTATCATTGAGTGACCCATCGAACATGGCCATAGCTTGTCGTCAAACAGGTGAATTGCCGGAAAATTTACAGCAGATGGTGAATTTGGAAGAACCAAAACATGTATTTCGTGATTCAAAGTCTATTCTTTTTAAATCACTGAAAGTTCGACGTACTTTTGATAAAGAGAATCAAACTATCATTTATTTGGCCTATTCAACTAAAGAGACGACGGGGAGTTTTAAAAACTCAATATCAACAGTCCCGTTGTATGGTAGTAAGGCATATAAAAAATAA